In Nicotiana tabacum cultivar K326 chromosome 17, ASM71507v2, whole genome shotgun sequence, one DNA window encodes the following:
- the LOC107785297 gene encoding uncharacterized protein LOC107785297, with product MGRGKFKGKPTGRRQFSTPEEMIAGTSARRPRTFRQEEAEIEEEERSKESEEESEEDSDGEKKKGTQGIIEIENPNLVKPKNVKAKNVDIEKTTELSRREREEIEKQQAHERYMRLQEQGKTEQARKDLDRLALIRQQRAEAAKKREEEKAAKEQKKVEARK from the exons ATGGGAAGaggaaagttcaaaggaaagccTACTGGTCGTCGCCAGTTCTCCACTCCCGAGGAGATGA TTGCTGGTACTTCCGCTCGACGTCCTCGCACGTTTAGGCAG GAAGAGGCTGAAATTGAGGAAGAAGAGAGATCTAAGGAGTCTGAAGAGGAATCTGAAGAAGATTCTGATGGAGAG AAGAAGAAAGGTACTCAGGGCATCATTGAGATTGAGAACCCCAATTTGGTCAAGCCAAAGAACGTGAAAGCTAAAAATGTTGAT atTGAGAAAACAACTGAGCTTTCCCGACGTGAAAG ggaagagatagagaaacagcAAGCTCATGAGAGGTACATGAGGCTgcaagaacaaggaaaaacagagCAAGCTAGGAAAGATTTAG ACCGCTTGGCTCTCATACGGCAACAAAGAGCAGAAGCTGCAAAAAAGCGAGAGGAGGAGAAAGCTG CCAAAGAACAGAAGAAGGTGGAAGCTCGCAAGTAA
- the LOC107785296 gene encoding WUSCHEL-related homeobox 9-like isoform X2, with the protein MASSNRHWPSMFKSKPCNQWQHDINSSLIQRTPCNPGGGGGGCEERSPEPKPRWNPRPEQIRILEAIFNSGMVNPPRDEIRKIRAKLQEYGQVGDANVFYWFQNRKSRSKHKQRHLQNKAQQTHNNTNITHSHVAITAPSSSSSSSDKSSPNSTGHHKSSLTFSIGSANVMDLLNSPTASVNQQQQNYNFQSANNEFLSTESFFFTVQPPTPTQSPTAITQGFCIPDSTGFSHVSNSSGHLFLSEWMGIGQAPSKKAEDEKINLQSQLNYAVTSAPTTNTHSTVFPLTSTTIPTISHIQGVVEPTDAGPTRSTVFINDVAFEVGLGPFNVREVFGDDAVLIHSSGEPLITNEWGLTLQPLQHGAFYYLLRTSTPSNTIDLI; encoded by the exons ATGGCTTCATCAAATAGACACTGGCCTAGTATGTTTAAGTCCAAACCCTGCAACCAATGGCAGCATGACATCAACTCTTCTCTCATTCAAAGAACCCCATGCAATCCAG gaggaggaggaggaggatgtgAAGAGAGAAGTCCAGAGCCAAAGCCAAGATGGAATCCAAGACCAGAGCAAATACGGATACTTGAAGCAATTTTCAATTCAGGAATGGTTAATCCTCCAAGGGACGAGATAAGGAAGATCCGAGCCAAACTTCAAGAATATGGTCAAGTTGGTGATGCCAATGTTTTCTACTGGTTCCAAAACAGAAAATCAAGAAGCAAACACAAGCAGCGCCACCTTCAAAACAAAGCTCAACAAACTCATAATAATACTAATATCACTCATTCCCATGTAGCCATTACtgctccatcttcttcttcttcatcctctgATAAATCCTCCCCGAATTCTACTGGTCATCATAAGTCTTCTTTAACATTTTCAATTGGTTCTGCAAATGTGATGGACTTGCTGAACTCCCCTACTGCTTCAgttaaccaacaacaacaaaactatAATTTCCAGAGTGCTAACAATGAGTTCTTGAGTACTGAATCCTTCTTTTTCACAGTGCAACCACCAACACCAACTCAATCTCCTACTGCTATCACACAAGGATTTTGCATTCCTGACTCAACTGGTTTTTCTCATGTGTCAAATTCTTCTGGTCATCTTTTTCTGAGTGAATGGATGGGGATAGGTCAAGCACCTTCAAAAAAAGCTGAAGATGAGAAGATTAATTTGCAGTCACAGCTGAATTACGCTGTTACTTCAGCTCCTACTACTAACACTCATAGTACTGTTTTTCCTCTTACTTCTACCACTATTCCAACCATCAGTCACATTCAAG GGGTGGTGGAGCCAACTGATGCGGGTCCCACAAGATCAACGGTGTTTATCAACGATGTTGCTTTTGAGGTTGGGTTGGGACCGTTCAATGTGAGGGAAGTATTTGGTGATGATGCAGTTCTCATTCATTCCTCCGGTGAACCACTTATCACTAATGAATGGGGTCTCACCCTTCAGCCACTCCAACATGGTGCATTCTACTACTTGCTTCGCACGTCAACTCCATCAAACACTATTGATTTG ATTTAG
- the LOC107785296 gene encoding WUSCHEL-related homeobox 9-like isoform X1 produces the protein MASSNRHWPSMFKSKPCNQWQHDINSSLIQRTPCNPVGGGGGGCEERSPEPKPRWNPRPEQIRILEAIFNSGMVNPPRDEIRKIRAKLQEYGQVGDANVFYWFQNRKSRSKHKQRHLQNKAQQTHNNTNITHSHVAITAPSSSSSSSDKSSPNSTGHHKSSLTFSIGSANVMDLLNSPTASVNQQQQNYNFQSANNEFLSTESFFFTVQPPTPTQSPTAITQGFCIPDSTGFSHVSNSSGHLFLSEWMGIGQAPSKKAEDEKINLQSQLNYAVTSAPTTNTHSTVFPLTSTTIPTISHIQGVVEPTDAGPTRSTVFINDVAFEVGLGPFNVREVFGDDAVLIHSSGEPLITNEWGLTLQPLQHGAFYYLLRTSTPSNTIDLI, from the exons ATGGCTTCATCAAATAGACACTGGCCTAGTATGTTTAAGTCCAAACCCTGCAACCAATGGCAGCATGACATCAACTCTTCTCTCATTCAAAGAACCCCATGCAATCCAG taggaggaggaggaggaggatgtgAAGAGAGAAGTCCAGAGCCAAAGCCAAGATGGAATCCAAGACCAGAGCAAATACGGATACTTGAAGCAATTTTCAATTCAGGAATGGTTAATCCTCCAAGGGACGAGATAAGGAAGATCCGAGCCAAACTTCAAGAATATGGTCAAGTTGGTGATGCCAATGTTTTCTACTGGTTCCAAAACAGAAAATCAAGAAGCAAACACAAGCAGCGCCACCTTCAAAACAAAGCTCAACAAACTCATAATAATACTAATATCACTCATTCCCATGTAGCCATTACtgctccatcttcttcttcttcatcctctgATAAATCCTCCCCGAATTCTACTGGTCATCATAAGTCTTCTTTAACATTTTCAATTGGTTCTGCAAATGTGATGGACTTGCTGAACTCCCCTACTGCTTCAgttaaccaacaacaacaaaactatAATTTCCAGAGTGCTAACAATGAGTTCTTGAGTACTGAATCCTTCTTTTTCACAGTGCAACCACCAACACCAACTCAATCTCCTACTGCTATCACACAAGGATTTTGCATTCCTGACTCAACTGGTTTTTCTCATGTGTCAAATTCTTCTGGTCATCTTTTTCTGAGTGAATGGATGGGGATAGGTCAAGCACCTTCAAAAAAAGCTGAAGATGAGAAGATTAATTTGCAGTCACAGCTGAATTACGCTGTTACTTCAGCTCCTACTACTAACACTCATAGTACTGTTTTTCCTCTTACTTCTACCACTATTCCAACCATCAGTCACATTCAAG GGGTGGTGGAGCCAACTGATGCGGGTCCCACAAGATCAACGGTGTTTATCAACGATGTTGCTTTTGAGGTTGGGTTGGGACCGTTCAATGTGAGGGAAGTATTTGGTGATGATGCAGTTCTCATTCATTCCTCCGGTGAACCACTTATCACTAATGAATGGGGTCTCACCCTTCAGCCACTCCAACATGGTGCATTCTACTACTTGCTTCGCACGTCAACTCCATCAAACACTATTGATTTG ATTTAG